The genomic DNA AATCATCGGGGTGTCGTATTCATCAATGAGGACGATAACCGGTTTTTTGTAGTACTGATAGCAGTGAGTAATGAGATCTTTCAGGCTACTATAGAGATCATTGAGCGTAGCTTCTTCCATGATGATGCGATGAAATCTCTCCCTGCTCCCATCTGATAAAACAGGTTGAACCTCAGCAAAATTCTTATACAAACTTCCAATTTTAATACGAACCGCTTCTATAAAGTACTCATACGAATCACGCTTCAGATCCTTTAAACTGATATATATTACCGGATACTGCCCCTGATGCTGCATATATTGAGGAAAATCAGCAATGGCACAGTTTTTAAAGAGATAAGACCGGCTCTCTTCTGATCGTTCAAAGAAATACCGGAGCATTGTCATGTTCAGGGTTTTACCAAACCGACGGGGGCGGGGGATGAGCGTGACTTTGTTTCCTTCAATAATATCGCGTATCAGGAGAGATTTATCTACAAAGTATCCCCCATCTTCAATAAACTCTTTGAAATCGTCGGTCCCTATCCGGAATTTTTTCACCGTATTATCCCCTGAACTTTGTTATCAGTATTACTCTTTCATAAGCATATGTATTACCATCCACAAACCCACAGATGTATCTCTCTTTAGACAAAAGATCTAGCAGATGATGTATCTCTTGGAGAAATCAACTGAAAAGAGAGCGAATATCTGAAAGAAACACTCAGCAATAACCTGGAGAATGATTATTCCTTCCTTCTGTAAGTACAGAACAGGGAATTCGGGCATATCTTCCCGATATGGGACATTGAAAGGCTATCAGGCAGTACGGCAAACCAGATTTACGTAGAAGGGGTTTCAATCCCTATCGGGTTTTCTTTTCCATTGTGACTTGATGAATTGAAACACCCTTGGATCATATATATAAGGTTTCAATCCCTATCGGGTTTTCTTTTCCATTGTGACCTTTTTGTTCCTGTTGTTTGTATTTGAACCATCTAGGTTTCAATCCCTATCGGGTTTTCTTTTCCATTGTGACTTGTTGCGATTATATGAAGATTATAAGAAAACGCAGTTTCAATCCCTATCGGGTTTTCTTTTCCATTGTGACAAAAATCTATTCACAGGGATACAACCTCGTTCTGGGTTTCAATCCCTATCGGGTTTTCTTTTCCATTGTGACATCACTGAAGTTCCCTTAGGTGTTGGAGCATTATTGTTTCAATCCCTATCGGGTTTTCTTTTCCATTGTGACGAGTTTCCACATCAATTTTCATGGTATCACTCCGGGTTTCAATCCCTATCGGGTTTTCTTTTCCATTGTGACCTTGTTAATTTCCTTTAATGCTGCATCACATACTAAGTTTCAATCCCTATCGGGTTTTCTTTTCCATTGTGACTTGGGTCTTGGCCTGCATCATTGGGGGAAGTATACGTTTCAATCCCTATCGGGTTTTCTTTTCCATTGTGACGAGTGTACATGGTCACATCAGTCAAAAAGGATCATGTGTTTCAATCCCTATCGGGTTTTCTTTTCCATTGTGACACTATGAATCCTCACGACTTCGAAGAGCCGGGCAAGTTTCAATCCCTATCGGGTTTTCTTTTCCATTGTGACAACATCTGCAACTCTGCCTCCGCTTGTCAGATTATGGTTTCAATCCCTATCGGGTTTTCTTTTCCATTGTGACCCGGTATATCACAAATCATCTGTTGAGTTATAAATGTTTCAATCCCTATCGGGTTTTCTTTTCCATTGTGACTTTTACCTTTATGCGCTGAAACCGCTTCCATGGACGTTTCAATCCCTATCGGGTTTTCTTTTCCATTGTGACCGGAGAGCGGGATCCGGGAGTGAGCACACAGCAGAGTTTCAATCCCTATCGGGTTTTCTTTTCCATTGTGACTCGAGGGGCTCTGGGGGCTCATGGGATCCGGACCCGGGTTTCAATCCCTATCGGGTTTTCTTTTCCATTGTGACACCTGACCGGCCTTTATCGTTGCTCCGGCGGTGAAAGTTTCAATCCCTATCGGGTTTTCTTTTCCATTGTGACAATTACCAAGTTTTTCACTGACATACTCGCATCATTGTTTCAATCCCTATCGGGTTTTCTTTTCCATTGTGACTGGGCAGGCATGTGATGAGCGGACCAGTGGAACTCAGTTTCAATCCCTATCGGGTTTTCTTTTCCATTGTGACGAGTATTTCTGGGGGTCTGTCGTAATTGCTGTCTGAGTTTCAATCCCTATCGGGTTTTCTTTTCCATTGTGACGTAATCCTTGCGAGCGGGCTTTATGGTACAGTTATGGTTTCAATCCCTATCGGGTTTTCTTTTCCATTGTGACCAGGCATAAGGGCCTGGTTGAATGGCTAAAACTTGTTTCAATCCCTATCGGGTTTTCTTTTCCATTGTGACTTATATTGGGAATGTGAGCAATGGTGGATTTATGTGTTTCAATCCCTATCGGGTTTTCTTTTCCATTGTGACATTCTTTCAGGGCTTTAAGGTCTTCGCTCATATAAGTTTCAATCCCTATCGGGTTTTCTTTTCCATTGTGACGAACGGAAGGCGCAAATCTCATAACGTTCTGGGATGAGTTTCAATCCCTATCGGGTTTTCTTTTCCATTGTGACTTGCTGCCTTTCGCTCAAACTCCTTGCGGGCGCCAGAGTTTCAATCCCTATCGGGTTTTCTTTTCCATTGTGACATATTCCGGTGTTAGAACCGCGGCGTCTGCAGAAGTTTCAATCCCTATCGGGTTTTCTTTTCCATTGTGACAGTAGCAACACCGGCATACGAAGCGGGGTTACTCAGTTTCAATCCCTATCGGGTTTTCTTTTCCATTGTGACACGTAGATCTCATGAGCAACATTGTGGCTGAACTGGTTTCAATCCCTATCGGGTTTTCTTTTCCATTGTGACCCATTTGGGTCTGTGTATCGAACTGCACATACCACCGTTTCAATCCCTATCGGGTTTTCTTTTCCATTGTGACACGGGTCAGACCCTTCAATGTTCAGCGACTCTGAAAAGTTTCAATCCCTATCGGGTTTTCTTTTCCATTGTGACCCGGTTCCCCGACATCGAAAGCGTCCCGGAGAGGAGTTTCAATCCCTATCGGGTTTTCTTTTCCATTGTGACCTGAATACCAAGCTAGACAAACTTTTGGCACACTTTGGTTTCAATCCCTATCGGGTTTTCTTTTCCATTGTGACCATTTACCCATTCAGTACCAGTCCAAACATAACAATGTTTCAATCCCTATCGGGTTTTCTTTTCCATTGTGACTGATCAGGGGAGTATGTGCAATGCTCAGTTACGAAGGTTTCAATCCCTATCGGGTTTTCTTTTCCATTGTGACACACATTTTCCTGCCGCCCACGTTACACATATCTGTGTTTCAATCCCTATCGGGTTTTCTTTTCCATTGTGACACACCAGTCGTAACCGCTTCTGCTGCTGTTGCTGAGTTTCAATCCCTATCGGGTTTTCTTTTCCATTGTGACTCACATCGTATCCTGCCTTGAAATCAAGATATGCGGTTTCAATCCCTATCGGGTTTTCTTTTCCATTGTGACCAGACTATAATCAGCCGTCATTACCAGTCTCTCAAAGTTTCAATCCCTATCGGGTTTTCTTTTCCATTGTGACTTGTCTCCGGTCTTCAGGCATACCACCCGGTCATAGTTTCAATCCCTATCGGGTTTTCTTTTCCATTGTGACTAATATATTAGACATTAATCCAAGTGGTAAATATTAGTTTCAATCCCTATCGGGTTTTCTTTTCCATTGTGACAGGTCACCCGGTTTGACGATGAGAGAGATTCAAGCCCGTTTCAATCCCTATCGGGTTTTCTTTTCCATTGTGACTGTACGAGTTGTAATGCCGGGTAATGTGCCGGCGTAGTTTCAATCCCTATCGGGTTTTCTTTTCCATTGTGACCGGAATCCATCGGAGTTCCCGCACCTTCAAGAGAGTTTCAATCCCTATCGGGTTTTCTTTTAGGAGTTACGCAGTTAACTTTTATAATAGAAAGATCTATATATGTTGACAGCACCAATAATATACGTGCCAGTAACGAAACAGCCATCCGATGTTGATTATATCAATTACCTCATCGCAGCTCGATGTGACGTTTCTTGTGTAAAAGTTGCAGATTGTTATTCAACGGCTGATTTTTCGATATCACATGATACTTACAACCGATTTCTATCAAGACAGTCTCTAACTCCTGAGGCGTTGTGGAAAGAAGTTGAGCCTTATGTTGAACGAAAAAGCGGCTGGTTGGTTGTTGATGATACAATTCTCGATAAAATTCATTCAAAAAAAATTGAGGGCACTTATTATCAATGGAGTGGCAAGCATCACAAGGTCGTTAAAGGAATCGGACTAATAACACTGATTTGGACCGATGGAATCGTCTCATTTCCAATTGATTATCGAATTTATGATAAAAAAGTTGATGACAAAACCAAAAATGATCATCTCCAGGATATGGTCAATACAGCCTTCAAGAGAGGTTTTAATCCTGCATTTATCATGTTTGATAGTTGGTATTCTGGAATTGAGAATCTAAAATTTATTAATCGCCTTGGATGGTTTTTTTTTCACACGAGTTAAAAAGAATCGAGCAGTAAATCCTGACGGCCAAGGTAATGTCCAAGTTTCCGATTTGAAAATTCCTGAAGAAGGATTGGAAGTACATTTGAAAAAATTTGGATTTATTCGTCTTTTTCACTCGGTAAACAGAAAAGGTGAAAGTAGATATTGGTTCTCTAATTTTATTCCGATGAATAATGAAGATAGACTCAATTTGCAGTCAATTTGCTGGACAATCGAGAATTATCATCGGGCAATTAAGGAACTTTGCGGCGTCGAAAAATGTCAGGCTAGGAAAGCAATTATTCAAAGGAATCATATTAACTGCTCTCTAAGGGCATATTTACGACTTGAGATAAACCATTTGTTGAATGGTGTCACCCCATATAATGCTCAATGGCAAATCACAAAAGTAGGGATTTCAGAGTACCTTCAGAGACCAAAATATGCGCTATAAAATTTTTGGAGGCTCTTCTGCGTAACTCCTATCTTTTCCATTGTGACTTCCTGTAATCATTGGAGGGATACTGGGATTGCTCCTGTTTCAATCCCTATCGGGTTTTCTTTTCCATTGTGACTAACCTTAACACGGCAAACAGTAAGCAAGTAGGATTGTTTCAATCCCTATCGGGTTTTCTTTTCCATTGTGACCGGGAAACTGGGGTTTATCGGGCAGATTTTGAGATTAGTTTCAATCCCTATCGGGTTTTCTTTTCCATTGTGACCTTCCTACCTGTAAGGGGGGGAGTATCCATAATGTCGTTTCAATCCCTATCGGGTTTTCTTTTCCATTGTGACAAACCGTATGGCCGCAGTCATTATGATCCAATGGGTTTCAATCCCTATCGGGTTTTCTTTTCCATTGTGACTTTCCTGCGCTGAGGATGTCATTGAGATGATGATGGGTTTCAATCCCTATCGGGTTTTCTTTTCCATTGTGACTTCATCGCCGCGTTTTATAGCATTCCCTGCAGGAGTTTCAATCCCTATCGGGTTTTCTTTTCCATTGTGACCTGAGTTTCCAGCCCCGTTTGAGTATCATGAGAGCAGTTTCAATCCCTATCGGGTTTTCTTTTCCATTGTGACGCTCCCTCTCCCTCATCAGCTCATCAGATGACACTATGTTTCAATCCCTATCGGGTTTTCTTTTCCATTGTGACCGTGAGCCGTGGTCTGACTTCTGACGCCTTCCTGAGTTTCAATCCCTATCGGGTTTTCTTTTCCATTGTGACCATCGACTTCTTCCCGCGGTTCTTCCGGCTGACTGTGTTTCAATCCCTATCGGGTTTTCTTTTCCATTGTGACCACATCAATCACAGCCGATGATATGCGTAAGGCATTAGTTTCAATCCCTATCGGGTTTTCTTTTCCATTGTGACCCTGATTCTACGGGCCTTTTCAAGTGCAGTTTCCATGTTTCAATCCCTATCGGGTTTTCTTTTCCATTGTGACCCTCATGGATCGGTTGACTGAAAACTCAGTAGCCATGTTTCAATCCCTATCGGGTTTTCTTTTCCATTGTGACCCTGCCATTATATCTCTCTATAAATGATTCGCACGTCGTTTCAATCCCTATCGGGTTTTCTTTTCCATTGTGACCTATGGTGATGTTTTCGTTATGTCATCCGGGTATTTGTTTCAATCCCTATCGGGTTTTCTTTTCCATTGTGACCGGGTCATGTCCCGCCGGTTGTCTGCTATCCGATAGTTTCAATCCCTATCGGGTTTTCTTTTCCATTGTGACATGTAACATCTCACTGGTATGACCATCTATCCAATGTTTCAATCCCTATCGGGTTTTCTTTTCCATTGTGACACTCGCTGAATGGATCGGTGAGTCTGTTGATGCAATGTTTCAATCCCTATCGGGTTTTCTTTTCCATTGTGACCGCAGCGGCCAGCAAAGTTCATTCGACCACCCGCCTAGTTTCAATCCCTATCGGGTTTTCTTTTCCATTGTGACATCCGGATATCATAGATTTCATCAAAGCGAAATCGTTTCAATCCCTATCGGGTTTTCTTTTCCATTGTGACCTCTGGTTTAGCATACCTCCTGTGAGGGCTATACGTGTTTCAATCCCTATCGGGTTTTCTTTTCCATTGTGACCCAGGAGAGTACTGCATACAGTCTAGTCCTACATTGGTTTCAATCCCTATCGGGTTTTCTTTTCCATTGTGACACATAAATACGGGGCAAAAATACACGGGTTAGGATTGTTTCAATCCCTATCGGGTTTTCTTTTCCATTGTGACCTTTTTGAGATAGACTTCGCTGAGGAGTTCAAACCATAGTTTCAATCCCTATCGGGTTTTCTTTTCCATTGTGACCTTTTGCATATACGCGTAATATAATTACACACACATAGTTTCAATCCCTATCGGGTTTTCTTTTCCATTGTGACCGCGACATTCGGCACGAACCCACGGGGCGACGGACTGTTTCAATCCCTATCGGGTTTTCTTTTCCATTGTGACGGTAGACATACCCCTGGCCGTCCCAGACATATTCGTTTCAATCCCTATCGGGTTTTCTTTTCCATTGTGACCATCAAGAATCAACTTCTTAACCAGATGATGTGAATGTTTCAATCCCTATCGGGTTTTCTTTTCCATTGTGACCCGTGCCCTTGCGGCTACCATTTTCTTTCTTGCAATGTTTCAATCCCTATCGGGTTTTCTTTTCCATTGTGACTTTGTAATCTCCTGTCTGGACTTCCTCGTAACCAATGTTTCAATCCCTATCGGGTTTTCTTTTCCATTGTGACCATTTCTCAACTGGGTATTCTTCAGCCGTATGTGAGTTTCAATCCCTATCGGGTTTTCTTTTCCATTGTGACTCGACTCAATGAAAAAGAAGACTTTCATGAGTGAGTTTCAATCCCTATCGGGTTTTCTTTTCCATTGTGACCCGCGTAAAAATAGCAGGAGGCATGTAATGACAGAGTTTCAATCCCTATCGGGTTTTCTTTTCCATTGTGACCAGGATATCAAAGAATATGAAATGTTGGAATATAGGGTTTCAATCCCTATCGGGTTTTCTTTTCCATTGTGACATAGGATCTATCCAACCAAACTCTGATATAGATTTGTTTCAATCCCTATCGGGTTTTCTTTTCCATTGTGACGAGACTGCCCAGAGATCTCATAGAACGCCTGGTCAGCGTTTCAATCCCTATCGGGTTTTCTTTTCCATTGTGACTCACAAATGACACCGCTCTCGCAGTCAATGCAACGAAGTTTCAATCCCTATCGGGTTTTCTTTTCCATTGTGACGTGCCAAATGTCGGATTACCATCCGCGGATAGTTGAGTTTCAATCCCTATCGGGTTTTCTTTTCCATTGTGACACGAGTAAAGGCCGCTATTGAGATGGGGCAGGACTCAAGTTTCAATCCCTATCGGGTTTTCTTTTCCATTGTGACCTCACTCGTCCCTGTGTGTTCCTATGGTTATATTAGTTTCAATCCCTATCGGGTTTTCTTTTCCATTGTGACCTCAATGAGTGCATCTATTGCCTCCTGGTTGATCGGGTTTCAATCCCTATCGGGTTTTCTTTTCCATTGTGACAAGGGACTATGCAATCCTTCATGATCTCACACTAATGTTTCAATCCCTATCGGGTTTTCTTTTCCATTGTGACTGGAGTTGTGGGAACTCCTGAAAATTCATCGTCATAGTTTCAATCCCTATCGGGTTTTCTTTTCCATTGTGACTTCAAAAACACCTGATTCAATGAGATGATTGATTTGTTTCAATCCCTATCGGGTTTTCTTTTCCATTGTGACGATACCGCTTCAGTCATCAGCACACCCCCAAAATAGTTTCAATCCCTATCGGGTTTTCTTTTCCATTGTGACTGGAGTTAGTTTAGGAGCCATAAACCGGCACCGGGGTTTCAATCCCTATCGGGTTTTCTTTTCCATTGTGACGGAGTGATGAATGATTGAAAAAGAGTGTAAGCCATTGTTTCAATCCCTATCGGGTTTTCTTTTCCATTGTGACGTGATAAAAGGATTAGAAAAATCTTCACCAGAAGGGTTTCAATCCCTATCGGGTTTTCTTTTCCATTGTGACCCGAATATGAAAGAGATAGAGAATTGCCTAATGGGTTTCAATCCCTATCGGGTTTTCTTTTCCATTGTGACATAATTACCCACGCGCACCAAAATAAGATAATATTAGTTTCAATCCCTATCGGGTTTTCTTTTCCATTGTGACCCAGCTTGAGCTCATAACGAGTAGTCCTGAACAGGTTTCAATCCCTATCGGGTTTTCTTTTCCATTGTGACAATTTTTTACCAGGATTTTGGTGGGATTTGATCCACGTTTCAATCCCTATCGGGTTTTCTTTTCCATTGTGACGCAGTTTTGACTTTTCCACTCTCGACGGTACGTCAGTTTCAATCCCTATCGGGTTTTCTTTTCCATTGTGACTGTAATGCTTGTCTCTACACTGAATAGCGAACCCGTGTTTCAATCCCTATCGGGTTTTCTTTTCCATTGTGACTGAGGCAATTTTCTAAAGGGGGGATTACAATAACAGTTTCAATCCCTATCGGGTTTTCTTTTCCATTGTGACCTGACCTCGTTGATGGTGAGAGTCCGGTATTTGGGTTTCAATCCCTATCGGGTTTTCTTTTCCATTGTGACCAGGTATCACAGGGAGTTCCATTCTTATCAACGAGGTGTTTCAATCCCTATCGGGTTTTCTTTTCCATTGTGACATGGCATCATCAACCGGAATGGGTCAGTCGGATCAGTTTCAATCCCTATCGGGTTTTCTTTTCCATTGTGACGACGATGAGGGAGATGATTCAGGAGGAGATTCAGAAAGTTTCAATCCCTATCGGGTTTTCTTTTCCATTGTGACGCGATCATTACCTGGAATAATCAGATTGTTGATGGTGTTTCAATCCCTATCGGGTTTTCTTTTCCATTGTGACCTGTAGTTGTCGGATCTTCGTAGTTCATGCGTTCTGTTTCAATCCCTATCGGGTTTTCTTTTCCATTGTGACGGCAGTTACTGACGGACTTTCGACGGTGCAGAAAAAGTTTCAATCCCTATCGGGTTTTCTTTTCCATTGTGACAGAATTGGAGATCATCATGGTAAACAGCAACATTGGTTTCAATCCCTATCGGGTTTTCTTTTCCATTGTGACAGTTCCGTTCGACGTCCTCAAGGGCTTTTTCGAATGTTTCAATCCCTATCGGGTTTTCTTTTCCATTGTGACGAGGCCAACCTCCGAACCGTTGATCGAAACATCCCTGTTTCAATCCCTATCGGGTTTTCTTTTCCATTGTGACCGCCACAATATTTGTCTGTTTTTATCTTATAATTGATTATCGTTCTGGAAAAAACAAGAGATGATCATGGATCATTATCATCCCATCACCTTATATCCTGTCATGAAAAGAAACAGATTATATTACAACCTGCATTTTATCAGGAGATACTTCTCCTAACTCTGTAATCTTTCCCTGACATCGTTCACATAAATCATATATCCTGACTCTGTCAGTATCTTCAATAAGATCGGCAATACTATGAAAAAGCTCAACCTTGTGGACCGGATTTATCTCAAGCTCAAACACACTATACTGTTTCCATGCTCCATACCTCTCTAAAAGGCGAAATAACTTATTTCTAATCTTATCCTTCCTGATATCATAGGTAATAACCAACCGAACCATGCAATCACCTGGCATAAATAAACGGGTAATACCCTTTCAGCTCACCACAAATTGCTTTTCGGAAAATAATTGCCTGAATTTGAATAGCCTTCTTTCTTGAGACAGAATACTTAAAACG from Methanospirillum hungatei JF-1 includes the following:
- the cas2 gene encoding CRISPR-associated endonuclease Cas2, yielding MVRLVITYDIRKDKIRNKLFRLLERYGAWKQYSVFELEINPVHKVELFHSIADLIEDTDRVRIYDLCERCQGKITELGEVSPDKMQVVI